The following are encoded in a window of Collinsella aerofaciens genomic DNA:
- a CDS encoding pyridoxal phosphate-dependent aminotransferase produces MQASQRLDRFGAEVFASLNNKLLALKAQGKTIYNMSVGTPDFKPYDHVVEALTQAAQDPEMWKYALRDLPELKQAVCDYYERRFGVSGITPSMVQSCNGTQEGVGHLGLALLDPGDTILVPDPCYPVFEAGAKIADAKLEYYPLVAEHNYLPYVAGIDPEVADRAKYMIVSLPANPVGSVGTPEVYEEIIAFAREHDLLIVHDNAYSDIVFDGEPGGSFLQYPGALEVGVEFFSLSKSFNVTGARIGFLVGREDVVSAFAKLRGQIDFGMFFPIQKAAIACLNGPRDEVEAQRLKYQERRDALCDGLEGLGWERPNAHGSMFVWAKLPGGRTDSMAFCEELMEKAGVVVTPGASFGPSGEGHVRMALVLPPDQIALAVEAIREAGLY; encoded by the coding sequence ATGCAGGCATCGCAGCGTCTCGACCGCTTTGGCGCGGAGGTCTTCGCCTCGCTCAACAACAAGCTTCTCGCGCTGAAGGCTCAGGGCAAGACCATTTACAACATGAGCGTGGGCACGCCCGACTTTAAGCCGTACGACCATGTGGTCGAGGCGCTCACGCAGGCAGCCCAAGATCCCGAGATGTGGAAGTATGCCCTGCGCGACCTGCCCGAACTCAAGCAGGCCGTGTGCGATTACTATGAGCGTCGCTTTGGCGTTTCGGGCATTACGCCGTCTATGGTGCAGTCGTGCAACGGCACGCAGGAGGGGGTGGGCCATTTGGGCCTTGCCCTGCTCGATCCGGGTGACACCATTTTGGTTCCCGATCCGTGCTACCCGGTCTTTGAGGCGGGTGCCAAGATCGCCGATGCCAAGCTCGAATACTATCCGCTGGTTGCCGAGCACAATTACCTGCCCTATGTGGCGGGTATCGATCCCGAGGTTGCCGATCGTGCCAAGTACATGATCGTGTCGCTGCCCGCGAACCCGGTCGGCTCGGTGGGCACGCCCGAGGTCTACGAGGAGATTATCGCCTTTGCCCGCGAGCATGATCTGTTGATCGTCCATGATAACGCGTACTCCGACATCGTGTTTGACGGCGAGCCCGGCGGCAGCTTCTTGCAGTATCCCGGCGCGCTCGAGGTGGGCGTTGAGTTCTTCTCGCTCTCCAAGTCGTTTAACGTCACCGGTGCCCGCATCGGCTTTTTGGTCGGTCGCGAGGATGTGGTCTCTGCCTTTGCCAAGCTGCGCGGCCAGATCGACTTTGGTATGTTCTTCCCGATTCAGAAGGCCGCCATCGCGTGCCTGAACGGTCCGCGCGATGAGGTCGAGGCGCAGCGTCTGAAGTACCAGGAACGCCGCGATGCCCTGTGCGACGGTCTTGAGGGCCTGGGCTGGGAGCGTCCCAACGCGCATGGCTCTATGTTTGTGTGGGCCAAGCTTCCCGGTGGTCGCACCGATTCCATGGCGTTTTGCGAGGAGCTCATGGAGAAGGCCGGCGTTGTGGTGACGCCGGGCGCGAGCTTTGGCCCTTCGGGCGAGGGGCACGTGCGCATGGCGCTGGTCCTGCCGCCCGATCAGATCGCTTTGGCTGTCGAGGCCATTCGCGAGGCGGGCCTGTATTAG
- a CDS encoding DUF2974 domain-containing protein yields the protein MSDSPNFLTYAQTAFDPFEERPFCAVDSLVFAWLSYLRLPGDMAELTNWQGLDVRELLRAECYQDMIGDLWDPEGSRALLEAVAASPRYRGVRVCGYRSVSDAETTEQFAAMTFRFPAGFSYLAFRGTDSTIVGWKEDFNMAFRCPVPAQESAARYVDEAADAIDGPLLCGGHSKGGNLAVYGAAMCPDVARERIERAYSHDGPGFVEEFLSGNAFADLSGRIDKTLPRSSIFGMMFETQEDYAIVESTEFSLLQHNPFSWVVDGRDFVYCERLSAGARYVDGSIREMLLAVSPNERERFVDALFSVLEATGAERFADIAGNLRESLPVMLQAAQGFDKDTRRFVSQTIVAILKCALLPKRPQIDMPAAGKSLAEQLEAWQSELLR from the coding sequence ATGTCGGATTCGCCTAATTTTTTGACCTATGCCCAGACAGCGTTTGATCCGTTTGAGGAACGGCCGTTCTGCGCGGTGGATAGCCTGGTCTTTGCGTGGTTGTCCTATTTGCGTTTGCCGGGTGATATGGCGGAGCTGACGAACTGGCAGGGCCTAGACGTACGCGAGCTGCTGCGCGCCGAGTGCTACCAAGACATGATTGGCGACCTGTGGGATCCGGAGGGGAGTCGTGCCCTGTTGGAGGCCGTGGCAGCAAGCCCTCGCTACCGTGGCGTTCGTGTTTGCGGCTATCGTAGCGTGAGTGATGCCGAGACAACGGAGCAGTTTGCGGCCATGACGTTCCGATTTCCGGCGGGGTTTAGCTATCTTGCCTTCCGGGGGACCGACAGCACGATTGTGGGCTGGAAAGAGGACTTTAACATGGCGTTCCGGTGTCCTGTGCCGGCCCAGGAATCCGCGGCGCGTTATGTAGACGAGGCGGCGGATGCGATTGACGGGCCGCTTTTGTGCGGAGGTCATTCCAAGGGTGGAAACCTTGCGGTGTACGGTGCGGCGATGTGCCCCGATGTCGCCCGTGAGCGAATCGAACGGGCGTATTCCCATGATGGTCCGGGCTTCGTCGAGGAGTTTCTGAGCGGCAACGCCTTCGCCGATCTATCCGGTCGAATCGACAAGACGCTACCTCGGTCGTCGATCTTTGGCATGATGTTCGAGACACAGGAGGACTATGCCATCGTTGAGAGCACCGAGTTCAGCCTGCTTCAGCATAATCCCTTTAGCTGGGTGGTTGATGGTCGCGACTTCGTGTACTGTGAGCGCCTGTCCGCCGGTGCTCGATACGTTGATGGCTCCATTCGCGAGATGCTGCTTGCGGTGTCGCCTAACGAGCGCGAGCGTTTTGTAGATGCGTTGTTCTCCGTGCTTGAGGCTACGGGTGCTGAGCGGTTTGCGGATATCGCTGGGAATCTACGCGAGAGCCTGCCCGTGATGCTCCAGGCTGCGCAAGGCTTTGACAAGGATACGCGACGCTTTGTCTCGCAGACTATCGTTGCGATTCTTAAGTGTGCGCTTCTGCCCAAACGCCCCCAGATCGACATGCCCGCTGCCGGCAAGAGCTTGGCAGAACAGCTCGAGGCTTGGCAGTCCGAGCTCCTGCGCTAA
- a CDS encoding B12-binding domain-containing radical SAM protein, whose protein sequence is MPKTLLVFPPGWSPVGPYLALPVLKSYLQEVEQYKVDIVDLNVEFYDDLLSFRHVEECCKRYRESKDSFSSNVQLTIELIQKSALNVDEAKDIFRSKRYFNLKERQYAENIFRNALYIINHVSYGVKYTFNSIDLPYDYYSTPEIMKSLADTLHNPFISFYETAFLKRIQREKIEFIGISVSGCFQLISAVTLAKLIKEECPSVKHVSLGGNYITRLADDCMKEWHPFFEYIDSIMMYDGEEPLARLLEALDSGDDNLDCVPNLCHAKGGKIYKNHRIEQTFINDTVPDFDGFALSKYFMPELILPVYSSRQCFNHCAFCTIPGATGGCYRKMPISRVFEIMCRLNEKYGTRVFSFVDETFEGKRMEQLADEINASGKTFFWHGETRFSPTLSTDVFNKIYQSGCRQIQFGLESYNQRVLDLMKKNTRVDWIDRNIHDCLNAGIPVHLFFMIGFPTETKEEALNTLAYTENVLNYSKQVCGVPYSTRGFTNFGLVMGSDVWNHPDKYGVSVMPKSQYEDLRLEVDYVSGTGLTLNEAKSLSDEHHIDFYMQEVINGSDTIDLPQRLHISEVTWILDSIHAVRYKGHLTKVKRRLTSLNPADRIWLDSKTSVVLVEPFAYFYNSEYHHVYAVSQLVYLKLARLLEADCSISLILDQGDLELTRAIEELLHYGLLNTNIDADYVMHDNGFQLVKSSFVKEVGRSKEGLRVLLSCATHRMCAVNDFSFALLSLFEKPITKNEVRDILKKEGLSANEEQLNKLVDNCMKADILQLIR, encoded by the coding sequence ATGCCTAAAACGCTTTTAGTATTTCCCCCAGGATGGAGTCCAGTGGGGCCGTATCTTGCCTTGCCTGTTTTGAAGTCATATCTTCAAGAGGTTGAACAATACAAAGTTGACATTGTTGACTTAAACGTGGAATTTTACGATGACCTCCTATCTTTTAGACATGTCGAAGAGTGCTGTAAAAGGTATCGGGAATCAAAGGATTCGTTTAGTTCGAATGTTCAATTAACAATCGAGTTGATACAAAAGTCAGCACTTAATGTTGACGAAGCAAAAGATATTTTCAGATCAAAGAGATACTTTAATCTAAAAGAAAGACAATATGCTGAAAACATTTTTAGAAATGCACTCTATATCATAAATCACGTCTCATATGGAGTTAAATACACGTTCAACTCCATAGATCTGCCCTATGATTATTATTCGACACCAGAAATAATGAAATCGCTTGCGGATACCTTGCATAATCCGTTTATTTCCTTCTATGAAACTGCCTTTCTTAAGCGTATTCAGAGGGAAAAAATCGAGTTTATTGGGATTTCGGTGAGCGGCTGTTTCCAATTGATTTCCGCAGTTACGTTAGCGAAACTGATTAAAGAAGAATGTCCATCTGTTAAACACGTCTCATTGGGCGGCAATTACATTACTCGTTTAGCAGATGACTGCATGAAAGAATGGCATCCCTTTTTTGAATACATTGATTCGATAATGATGTATGACGGCGAAGAGCCGCTTGCACGTCTTCTTGAGGCTCTTGACTCTGGTGATGACAATCTCGACTGTGTTCCAAACCTTTGCCATGCTAAAGGTGGAAAGATATATAAAAACCATCGGATTGAGCAAACATTTATCAACGATACAGTTCCCGATTTCGATGGCTTCGCCCTTTCTAAATACTTCATGCCTGAGTTAATATTGCCGGTTTATTCCTCTAGGCAGTGTTTTAATCATTGCGCCTTCTGCACCATTCCCGGTGCTACTGGTGGTTGTTACCGAAAGATGCCCATATCGAGAGTATTTGAAATAATGTGTCGGTTAAATGAAAAATACGGCACGAGAGTTTTCTCTTTTGTGGATGAAACATTCGAAGGCAAAAGAATGGAGCAACTCGCGGATGAAATAAACGCATCGGGAAAAACGTTTTTCTGGCATGGAGAAACGAGGTTCTCTCCAACCCTAAGTACAGACGTTTTCAACAAGATATACCAAAGTGGATGTAGGCAGATTCAGTTTGGCCTCGAGTCATACAACCAAAGAGTTCTTGATCTAATGAAGAAGAACACGAGAGTTGATTGGATTGATCGCAATATCCATGATTGTCTCAATGCGGGTATTCCTGTTCATCTATTCTTTATGATTGGCTTTCCGACCGAAACTAAAGAAGAGGCTCTGAACACCTTAGCTTATACAGAGAATGTTTTGAATTATTCAAAACAGGTATGTGGTGTTCCATATTCCACGAGAGGATTTACGAATTTTGGTCTCGTTATGGGGTCGGATGTTTGGAATCATCCCGATAAGTATGGTGTCTCTGTAATGCCGAAGTCCCAATATGAGGATTTGCGCCTCGAAGTGGATTATGTTTCAGGCACTGGTTTAACTTTAAATGAAGCAAAATCCTTATCTGATGAGCATCATATTGATTTTTATATGCAAGAGGTCATAAACGGTAGCGACACAATTGACTTGCCCCAGCGGCTTCATATTTCAGAGGTGACCTGGATCCTAGATTCTATTCACGCTGTCAGGTATAAGGGACATTTGACCAAAGTAAAGCGACGGCTAACTAGTCTAAATCCAGCTGATCGAATCTGGCTGGATTCCAAGACCTCTGTCGTGCTCGTTGAGCCATTTGCCTACTTCTATAATTCTGAATACCATCATGTCTATGCTGTTTCCCAGTTGGTATACCTTAAGTTGGCCCGTTTATTGGAGGCTGATTGTAGCATTTCTCTTATCCTTGATCAGGGCGATCTCGAGCTGACAAGGGCGATAGAAGAACTGTTGCATTATGGATTGCTGAATACAAATATCGATGCCGATTATGTAATGCACGATAATGGTTTTCAATTGGTTAAAAGTTCGTTTGTGAAAGAAGTCGGACGCTCAAAAGAGGGGTTAAGAGTACTGCTGAGTTGTGCCACCCATAGAATGTGTGCGGTTAATGATTTTTCGTTCGCTTTGCTTTCGTTGTTTGAAAAGCCGATTACTAAGAACGAGGTGCGCGACATTTTGAAAAAAGAGGGACTATCGGCAAACGAGGAGCAATTAAACAAGTTGGTTGATAATTGCATGAAAGCAGATATACTACAATTGATTAGATAG
- a CDS encoding NAD(+) synthase, with the protein MSRSTRQCCVSANKNDGFLRVAAASPQIRVADVEGNAEVALAAVREAAERGVRALVLPELNLCGYTAADLFHNRTLLHACEAALVHILDVTRELPIVFTIGLPVAVAENIYNCAAVCCAGELLGLTAKKYLPNYGEFYERRWFAPAPTDPVWVEFAGQGPVPLGSGLVYRCCDEGAEDLVLGVEVCEDLWVPAPPSTEMALAGATVILNPSASDEIIGKADYRRSLISNQCARLYCAYAYADASEGESTTDMVFAGENLVYENGSKLAATKLLTCDMAVADVDLDRLVAERRRSTTWTRADDAPEATTVEFSFEGVLAKEPVLRDALDIDRVFPRAPFVPADHGDLAERCETILDLQTAGLKTRLAHTGTKAAVIGLSGGLDSTLALLVTVRAFDALGLPRTGITAVSMPGFGTTHRTKSNAESLARDLGVSFREVSIHAAVEQHFKDIEHDSAVQDVTYENSQARERTQILMDLANQAGGFVIGTGDLSELALGWATYNGDHMSMYAVNASVPKTLVRHLVRYAADVFGGRIAEVLLDILDTPVSPELLPPTGDGEIAQKTEDLVGPYELHDYFLYYLLRFGFEPGKIYRMALKSFEGVYDAKTVHTWLRTFYRRFFAQQFKRSCLPDGPKVGSVTLSPRGDWRMPSDASSRLWLAQIDALNPVD; encoded by the coding sequence GTGTCCAGATCAACAAGGCAATGCTGCGTTTCGGCTAATAAGAACGATGGCTTTTTGCGTGTGGCGGCGGCGTCGCCGCAGATTCGCGTTGCCGATGTCGAGGGCAATGCCGAGGTTGCGTTGGCGGCTGTTCGCGAGGCTGCCGAGCGCGGCGTTCGTGCTCTGGTGCTGCCCGAGCTTAACTTGTGCGGCTATACCGCGGCCGATCTGTTCCATAACCGCACATTACTGCATGCCTGCGAGGCTGCTTTGGTGCATATCCTCGATGTGACTCGTGAGCTGCCGATTGTCTTTACCATCGGTCTTCCCGTTGCAGTTGCCGAGAATATCTACAACTGCGCCGCCGTGTGCTGCGCGGGTGAGCTTTTGGGCCTCACGGCCAAGAAGTATCTGCCCAACTATGGCGAGTTCTACGAGCGCCGCTGGTTTGCTCCGGCGCCCACAGATCCCGTGTGGGTTGAATTTGCCGGTCAGGGTCCGGTTCCGCTGGGTTCGGGGCTTGTCTACCGCTGCTGTGATGAGGGTGCTGAGGACCTGGTGCTGGGCGTCGAGGTCTGTGAGGACCTGTGGGTACCTGCGCCGCCCTCGACCGAGATGGCGCTTGCCGGTGCCACGGTGATTCTCAACCCCTCCGCTTCCGACGAGATCATCGGTAAGGCAGATTACCGACGTAGCCTCATCTCCAATCAGTGTGCGCGCCTCTACTGTGCCTATGCCTATGCGGACGCGAGCGAGGGCGAGTCCACGACCGATATGGTCTTTGCGGGCGAGAACCTCGTCTACGAAAACGGCTCTAAGCTGGCGGCGACGAAGCTCCTTACCTGCGATATGGCGGTTGCCGATGTTGACCTCGACCGTCTGGTTGCCGAGCGCCGTCGCTCGACGACGTGGACGCGCGCGGACGATGCGCCGGAGGCCACAACCGTTGAATTTTCGTTTGAGGGCGTGCTGGCCAAAGAGCCTGTCCTGCGCGATGCACTCGACATCGACCGTGTCTTCCCCCGTGCTCCCTTTGTGCCGGCCGACCACGGCGACTTGGCAGAGCGCTGCGAGACGATCCTCGATCTGCAGACTGCGGGCCTCAAGACCCGCCTTGCCCACACGGGTACCAAGGCTGCGGTCATCGGCCTTTCGGGCGGCCTGGACTCCACGCTGGCGCTGCTTGTGACCGTGCGTGCCTTCGATGCGCTGGGGCTGCCGCGCACCGGTATCACAGCCGTGTCCATGCCTGGCTTTGGCACGACGCATCGCACCAAGTCCAATGCCGAGTCGCTTGCCCGCGACCTGGGTGTGAGCTTCCGCGAGGTTTCGATCCACGCGGCTGTGGAGCAGCACTTCAAGGACATTGAGCACGATTCGGCCGTGCAGGACGTGACCTACGAGAACAGCCAGGCCCGCGAGCGCACGCAGATTCTGATGGATCTGGCCAACCAGGCTGGCGGTTTTGTCATCGGTACGGGCGATCTGTCGGAGCTGGCGCTCGGCTGGGCTACCTATAACGGAGACCACATGAGCATGTATGCCGTCAATGCGAGCGTGCCCAAGACGCTTGTGCGCCATCTGGTGCGCTATGCGGCTGATGTCTTTGGCGGGCGTATTGCCGAGGTCTTGCTCGATATCCTCGATACGCCGGTATCTCCCGAGCTTCTGCCGCCCACGGGCGACGGCGAGATTGCGCAGAAGACTGAGGATTTGGTGGGCCCGTACGAGTTGCACGACTACTTCCTCTACTACCTGCTGCGTTTTGGCTTTGAGCCGGGCAAGATCTACCGCATGGCGCTCAAGAGCTTCGAGGGCGTCTACGACGCCAAGACCGTCCACACGTGGCTACGTACGTTCTACCGTCGCTTCTTTGCCCAGCAGTTTAAGCGCAGCTGCCTGCCCGATGGTCCCAAGGTGGGTTCGGTGACGCTCAGCCCGCGCGGCGATTGGCGTATGCCGAGTGACGCTAGCTCGCGTCTGTGGCTTGCGCAGATCGACGCGCTCAATCCAGTTGACTAA
- a CDS encoding L-lactate dehydrogenase: MVNEKKVAIVGCGFVGSSSAFALMQSGLFSEMVLIDVDKNRAEGEALDIAHGMTFAEPMKIYAGDYSDVADAAMIVVTAGAAQKPGETRLDLVNKNVNIFKSIIPEIKKSGFDGILLIVSNPVDVLTYAAIKMSGLPEGHVIGSGTVLDTGRLQQMLGAHVEVDPRDVQAYVMGEHGDSEFVAWSSAQVAGVPLNTFCELHGHLEHEAAEKRIAEDVKNSAYTIIEKKHATYYGVAMAVKRICTAVMRDEQTVLPVSSLMVGEYGLSDLAISMPTVVGRDGVVCRVPVPLNDDEQHELTVSAKALKDIIDSVDFSC, translated from the coding sequence ATGGTTAACGAGAAGAAGGTCGCTATTGTCGGCTGCGGTTTCGTCGGTTCGTCTTCGGCGTTCGCTCTGATGCAGAGCGGTCTGTTCTCCGAGATGGTCCTCATCGACGTGGACAAGAACCGTGCCGAGGGTGAGGCCCTGGATATCGCGCACGGCATGACGTTTGCCGAGCCGATGAAGATCTACGCCGGCGATTATTCCGATGTCGCCGACGCCGCCATGATCGTCGTCACCGCTGGCGCTGCCCAGAAGCCCGGTGAGACCCGCCTGGACCTGGTCAACAAGAACGTCAACATCTTTAAGTCCATTATCCCCGAGATTAAGAAGTCCGGCTTCGACGGCATTCTGCTAATCGTCTCCAACCCGGTCGATGTTCTGACCTACGCCGCCATCAAGATGTCCGGCCTGCCCGAGGGCCACGTCATCGGTTCCGGCACCGTGCTCGACACCGGCCGCCTGCAGCAGATGCTTGGTGCCCACGTCGAGGTTGACCCGCGCGATGTCCAGGCCTATGTCATGGGCGAGCACGGTGACTCCGAGTTTGTCGCTTGGTCCAGCGCTCAGGTTGCCGGCGTTCCGCTGAACACCTTCTGTGAGCTTCACGGCCACCTGGAGCATGAGGCTGCCGAGAAGCGCATCGCTGAGGACGTCAAGAACTCCGCCTACACCATCATCGAGAAGAAGCACGCCACCTACTATGGCGTCGCCATGGCCGTCAAGCGCATCTGCACCGCCGTTATGCGCGATGAGCAGACCGTTCTGCCTGTCTCCTCGCTCATGGTGGGCGAGTATGGCCTGTCCGATCTTGCCATCTCCATGCCGACCGTCGTTGGCCGCGACGGCGTTGTCTGCCGCGTCCCCGTGCCGCTGAACGATGACGAGCAGCATGAGCTCACCGTCTCCGCCAAGGCCCTCAAGGACATCATCGACAGCGTCGACTTCTCCTGCTAA
- a CDS encoding nucleoid-associated protein encodes MKINHAILHILDFDSAVNVMSQRELDIESRTVRNFVTTHLRRARTSADNKRATFAENSAFGGELKGYFFGEREFVDLSQQIAEFISSELTKAEKAESTDVLVADFDDDEDARWFAVMLLGSKQAFMHEVGREEGEVRNDIARHYAILPNPSQKVPSYAIVRASTMEIGYVDKKRKIAGEDRMLIPDGLLQCDTGVSGKEVIDTVTRVVEEVAEEHGANTAVALAKVKAAVAEKVEDDEELPPWDIVDEVFEDEPVIKESVRAALTEEKVPERVPVERKQVERAAVRNHKIRTDTGIEISFPAEMGSNSEYIEFVNEPNGLISIELKNIGSIENR; translated from the coding sequence ATGAAAATCAATCACGCGATTCTGCATATCCTGGACTTTGACTCTGCCGTCAACGTTATGAGCCAGCGCGAGCTCGATATCGAGAGCCGCACCGTGCGTAATTTCGTAACCACGCACCTGCGGCGCGCTCGTACCTCGGCCGACAACAAACGCGCCACGTTTGCCGAGAACTCTGCGTTTGGTGGTGAGCTCAAGGGCTATTTCTTTGGCGAGCGCGAGTTCGTGGACCTGTCGCAGCAGATTGCGGAGTTTATCTCCTCCGAGCTCACCAAAGCCGAGAAAGCCGAGTCCACCGACGTGCTCGTGGCTGATTTTGACGACGATGAGGATGCCCGCTGGTTTGCCGTGATGCTGCTGGGCTCCAAGCAGGCTTTTATGCACGAAGTGGGCCGCGAAGAGGGGGAGGTGCGCAACGACATCGCGCGCCACTACGCCATTCTGCCGAACCCCTCGCAAAAGGTGCCGAGCTATGCAATCGTGCGTGCAAGCACCATGGAGATCGGCTATGTGGATAAGAAGCGCAAGATTGCCGGCGAGGATCGCATGCTCATTCCCGATGGCCTGCTGCAGTGCGACACGGGGGTATCGGGCAAGGAGGTCATCGACACCGTGACGCGTGTGGTCGAGGAAGTCGCCGAGGAGCACGGTGCCAACACGGCCGTGGCGCTCGCCAAGGTTAAGGCTGCCGTTGCCGAGAAAGTCGAGGATGACGAGGAGCTGCCGCCTTGGGATATTGTCGACGAAGTCTTTGAGGACGAGCCGGTCATCAAGGAGAGCGTGCGTGCGGCACTGACTGAGGAGAAGGTGCCTGAGCGTGTGCCCGTGGAGCGCAAGCAGGTCGAACGTGCGGCGGTGCGCAACCACAAAATCCGTACCGATACGGGCATCGAGATCAGCTTCCCGGCCGAGATGGGTTCGAACTCTGAGTACATCGAGTTTGTCAACGAGCCCAACGGCCTCATCTCCATCGAGCTCAAGAACATCGGAAGTATTGAGAATCGATAA
- the dapD gene encoding 2,3,4,5-tetrahydropyridine-2,6-dicarboxylate N-acetyltransferase — protein sequence MSNAAEMDAQEIINYIATAPKKTPVKLYVREKPGMKVAWGDAHVYGGRRGKTVFGDWDELKTILDANADSIDYYDVENDCRNSAVPMLDLKGINARIEPGAIIRDRVEIGDRAVIMMGAIINIGSVIGEGSMIDMGAVLGGRATVGKNCHIGAGTVLAGVVEPASATPVIIEDDVMIGANAVVLEGVHVGKGAVVAAGAVCVEDVPAGAVVAGVPARAIKMRDEKTDSKTGLEEGLRQL from the coding sequence ATGAGCAACGCAGCCGAGATGGATGCACAGGAGATTATCAACTACATCGCCACCGCGCCCAAAAAGACGCCCGTCAAGCTGTACGTGCGCGAGAAGCCGGGCATGAAGGTTGCCTGGGGCGACGCACATGTCTACGGCGGCCGTCGCGGCAAGACCGTCTTTGGCGACTGGGACGAGCTCAAGACCATCCTGGACGCCAATGCCGACTCCATCGATTACTACGACGTTGAAAACGATTGCCGCAACTCCGCCGTGCCCATGCTCGACCTTAAGGGCATCAACGCCCGCATCGAGCCGGGCGCGATCATCCGCGACCGCGTCGAGATTGGCGACCGTGCCGTCATCATGATGGGCGCCATCATCAACATCGGCTCCGTTATCGGCGAGGGTTCCATGATCGATATGGGCGCCGTGCTGGGCGGTCGCGCCACCGTGGGCAAGAACTGCCACATCGGCGCCGGCACCGTGCTGGCAGGCGTTGTGGAGCCCGCCAGCGCCACGCCCGTCATCATCGAGGACGATGTCATGATCGGCGCAAACGCCGTGGTCCTGGAAGGCGTGCACGTGGGCAAGGGTGCTGTAGTTGCCGCCGGCGCCGTGTGCGTCGAGGACGTCCCCGCCGGCGCCGTCGTGGCCGGTGTCCCCGCCCGCGCCATCAAGATGCGCGACGAGAAGACCGACAGCAAGACCGGCCTGGAAGAGGGCCTGCGCCAGCTGTAG
- a CDS encoding MFS transporter has translation MFTVLRASHPVRVLYIARGISEIGNWCANIALPMLIYEVTHDVSATALMVCCRFAPSLFSVALAQLPQKMGIGTLRAMRLADLIRAGLFVCYIFVDSKWSMFAITCAVSLCRTVEMPCFYSLLRANTNSINRDVINNSFGFLQNLMMVLGPVAGGFVVAQFGAEAVLALDALSFAASFWLLRDVPSVIEVNDKEGISKNEKNRTAFSDLSAKHLAIGFLLIDISSGVAFGSLNSLLPAIAQLQFDSSSIQYGFLQSSLTIGLLFGNTIYGRLISGSDCVKSYCFVTYLALGAYLAFGYRYASGISFIFLFIVGAGNAIQDVLLITSLQDLARDGSESISLFSIRESLQSVAVVISTLLVSLFTSIAMFSILVTGLGVFSIMMVVVFQLNYLRKM, from the coding sequence ATGTTCACGGTATTGAGAGCTAGCCATCCGGTTCGGGTCCTATATATTGCTAGAGGGATAAGCGAAATAGGCAATTGGTGTGCGAATATTGCTTTGCCAATGCTGATTTACGAGGTAACTCACGATGTTTCTGCAACTGCTTTGATGGTCTGCTGCAGATTTGCCCCCTCTCTGTTTTCAGTTGCGCTCGCGCAGCTGCCTCAGAAGATGGGTATCGGGACACTGCGGGCCATGAGATTGGCAGACTTAATTCGCGCGGGATTATTCGTTTGCTATATTTTTGTTGATAGTAAATGGAGTATGTTTGCTATTACGTGCGCGGTATCGCTTTGCCGAACGGTTGAAATGCCCTGCTTTTACTCGTTGTTAAGAGCCAATACGAATAGTATCAATCGCGACGTAATTAATAATTCGTTTGGGTTTCTGCAGAATTTGATGATGGTTCTGGGGCCAGTTGCCGGCGGTTTTGTTGTCGCTCAATTTGGGGCGGAGGCTGTTCTTGCATTAGACGCGCTTTCTTTTGCCGCGTCGTTCTGGTTGCTGCGAGATGTTCCGTCGGTTATCGAGGTTAATGATAAAGAGGGGATAAGCAAAAATGAAAAAAACAGGACTGCATTTAGTGATCTTAGCGCGAAGCACTTGGCAATTGGTTTCCTATTAATCGATATTTCTAGTGGCGTGGCATTCGGCTCTCTGAATTCTCTTTTGCCAGCTATAGCGCAATTGCAATTTGACTCGTCATCGATACAATACGGATTCCTTCAGAGTAGTCTTACAATCGGACTGTTGTTCGGAAATACAATATATGGTCGTTTAATCAGTGGTTCCGATTGCGTTAAATCATATTGTTTTGTGACGTATCTTGCGCTCGGTGCGTATCTGGCGTTTGGCTATCGCTATGCGTCTGGGATATCGTTTATTTTCCTTTTTATCGTCGGTGCCGGAAACGCCATTCAAGATGTGCTTCTCATAACATCGCTGCAGGATTTGGCGAGAGACGGATCTGAATCGATAAGCCTGTTTTCAATTAGGGAGTCTTTGCAATCGGTTGCTGTTGTTATTTCAACACTCCTTGTTTCGCTGTTCACGAGCATCGCGATGTTCTCAATTCTCGTTACAGGACTTGGTGTATTTTCAATTATGATGGTAGTTGTGTTTCAATTGAATTATTTGCGAAAGATGTGA
- a CDS encoding DUF2087 domain-containing protein: protein MDELIDFKKRFLKNGELVSIPKKESYKRIMLLWAVSFFELNTSYTELQVNRVLSQLYPDYAVLRRYLVDYGFLLRDERGLKYEVNRDVHGIES from the coding sequence ATGGATGAGCTAATAGACTTTAAAAAACGATTTCTCAAGAATGGCGAGCTGGTTTCAATTCCAAAAAAGGAAAGCTATAAAAGAATCATGCTGCTATGGGCCGTCTCTTTCTTTGAATTAAATACAAGTTATACGGAGCTTCAGGTTAATCGTGTGTTGTCACAGCTCTATCCTGATTATGCCGTGTTGAGGCGGTACTTGGTTGATTATGGATTCCTATTAAGGGATGAACGAGGCCTGAAATACGAGGTTAATCGTGATGTTCACGGTATTGAGAGCTAG